The following proteins come from a genomic window of Corallococcus sp. NCRR:
- a CDS encoding alpha/beta hydrolase yields the protein MSTKKYRVRWGRITALGLALGALGTGGFTAARGPRTAQALVHPARIPVTRPSGPDALPGMEDVSFEAAGRKLQGWYVPSRDGTAVVLVHGFADNRTRLLFEAKVLSEAGHGVLLFDLHGQGESEGDAVGWGDSEREDVRAALAFVRARPDVTPGRVGLFGFSMGGTTALLVAQEDARVKAVAAAGAFPDLAKDMGSHYGLSTWAVLWGLRRSGIDVDAVRPVDGMCRLEGRPLLLINGGSDPDGPQKLDGRLYRAACEPRELWLVPQAGHGEYAQKDPEGYARHLRDFFARSL from the coding sequence GTGTCCACGAAGAAGTACCGCGTCCGCTGGGGCCGCATCACCGCGCTGGGGCTCGCCCTGGGCGCGCTGGGCACGGGCGGGTTCACGGCGGCGCGAGGCCCGCGCACGGCCCAGGCGCTGGTGCACCCGGCGCGCATCCCGGTGACGCGGCCCTCCGGCCCGGACGCGCTGCCGGGCATGGAGGACGTGTCCTTCGAGGCCGCGGGGCGCAAGCTCCAGGGGTGGTACGTCCCGTCGCGCGACGGGACGGCGGTGGTGCTGGTGCACGGCTTCGCGGACAACCGCACGCGCCTGCTCTTCGAAGCGAAGGTGCTGTCGGAGGCGGGGCACGGCGTGCTGCTCTTCGACTTGCATGGCCAGGGCGAGAGCGAAGGCGACGCGGTGGGCTGGGGCGACAGCGAGCGCGAGGACGTGCGCGCGGCCCTGGCCTTCGTGCGGGCAAGGCCGGACGTCACCCCGGGACGCGTGGGCCTGTTCGGGTTCTCCATGGGCGGGACGACGGCGCTGCTGGTGGCGCAGGAGGACGCGCGGGTGAAGGCGGTGGCGGCGGCCGGTGCGTTCCCGGACCTGGCGAAGGACATGGGCTCCCACTACGGCCTGAGCACCTGGGCGGTGTTGTGGGGGCTGCGCCGGTCCGGCATCGACGTGGACGCGGTGCGCCCCGTGGACGGCATGTGCCGCCTGGAGGGCCGGCCGCTGCTGCTCATCAACGGCGGCAGCGACCCGGACGGCCCCCAGAAGCTGGACGGCCGCCTCTACCGCGCCGCCTGCGAGCCCCGCGAACTGTGGCTGGTGCCCCAAGCGGGGCACGGCGAGTACGCCCAGAAGGACCCCGAAGGCTACGCCCGCCACCTGCGCGACTTCTTCGCCCGCTCACTCTGA
- a CDS encoding TIGR01777 family oxidoreductase, whose product MKVVIPGGTGQVGALLARAFTARGDDVVLISRGGRGEARTVSWDGRTLGDWAKEVDGADAVINLAGRSVNCRYTEENLRQMMDSRVDSTRVVGQAIQQAAKPPRVWLQMSTATLYAHRLDAPNDEATGIIGGSEPGVPAYWKRSIDIAQAWERTLAEADTPYTRKVALRTAMVMSPDREGIFDVLLGLTRRGLGGPAGSGRQYVSWIHHRDFVRAVQLLLERDDLDGPVNLAAPNPLPQRELMAKLREAAHVSVGLPAAKWMLEVGAFFMRTDTELLLKSRRVVPGRLLDAGFTFEYPDWGAAVTNLVERWRAGSGPVRS is encoded by the coding sequence ATGAAGGTCGTGATTCCGGGTGGCACGGGGCAGGTGGGCGCCCTGCTGGCGCGGGCGTTCACCGCGAGGGGGGATGACGTCGTCCTCATCAGCCGGGGAGGCCGTGGCGAGGCGCGCACGGTGTCCTGGGACGGGCGCACCCTGGGTGACTGGGCGAAGGAGGTGGACGGCGCCGACGCGGTCATCAACCTGGCGGGGCGCAGCGTGAACTGCCGCTACACGGAGGAGAACCTGCGCCAGATGATGGACTCGCGGGTGGACTCCACGCGGGTGGTGGGCCAGGCCATCCAGCAGGCCGCGAAGCCGCCGCGCGTGTGGCTGCAGATGAGCACCGCGACGCTGTACGCGCACCGGCTGGACGCGCCCAACGACGAGGCCACCGGCATCATTGGCGGGAGCGAGCCGGGGGTGCCCGCGTACTGGAAGCGCAGCATCGACATCGCGCAGGCGTGGGAGCGCACGCTGGCGGAGGCAGACACGCCCTACACGCGAAAGGTCGCGCTGCGCACGGCCATGGTGATGAGCCCGGACCGGGAGGGCATCTTCGACGTGCTCCTGGGCCTAACGCGCCGGGGGCTGGGCGGCCCCGCGGGGAGCGGGCGGCAGTACGTGTCGTGGATCCACCACCGGGACTTCGTGCGCGCGGTGCAGTTGCTGCTGGAGCGCGACGACCTGGACGGGCCGGTGAACCTGGCCGCGCCGAACCCGCTGCCCCAGCGCGAGCTGATGGCGAAGCTGCGCGAGGCGGCGCACGTGAGCGTGGGGCTGCCGGCGGCGAAGTGGATGCTGGAGGTGGGCGCGTTCTTCATGCGCACGGACACGGAGCTCTTGCTCAAGAGCCGCCGCGTGGTGCCCGGGCGGCTGCTGGACGCGGGCTTCACCTTCGAGTACCCCGACTGGGGGGCCGCCGTGACGAACCTCGTCGAGCGCTGGCGCGCGGGGAGCGGCCCCGTCCGGAGCTGA
- a CDS encoding endonuclease I family protein, giving the protein MIIPSRPLSATRPSTNSASAPANTARITPKAFSSVSTFEAGPTAKKPQTTPTPTPPPEPQVPVEDVPPKSDPRYDGLKDQALINALHDAVSKHKDLGYNQARKIIFTTLDNHDGKVKCVYTGKEVQTNKIPNSNVMNTEHTWPQSKGATGAAKADLHHLFPTDSKANSIRGNWPFGTVKNVKWEENGAKFGTDEKGRTVFEPPDEHKGNVARALFYFSTVYNKHIPADDESVLKQWNQLDKVDAAEIARNDAIETYQQNRNPFVDDASLADRIADF; this is encoded by the coding sequence ATGATCATCCCGTCCCGCCCGCTCTCCGCGACCCGCCCCTCGACGAACTCCGCGTCGGCTCCGGCCAACACGGCGCGTATCACCCCGAAGGCGTTCTCGTCGGTCTCCACGTTCGAGGCCGGCCCGACGGCGAAGAAGCCCCAGACGACGCCGACGCCTACGCCGCCGCCCGAGCCGCAGGTGCCGGTGGAGGACGTGCCGCCCAAGTCGGATCCTCGTTACGACGGCCTGAAGGACCAAGCGCTGATCAACGCGCTGCATGACGCGGTCAGCAAGCACAAGGACCTGGGCTACAACCAGGCGCGGAAGATCATCTTCACCACGCTCGACAACCACGACGGCAAGGTGAAGTGCGTCTACACGGGCAAGGAAGTGCAGACGAACAAGATTCCCAACAGCAACGTGATGAACACCGAGCACACGTGGCCCCAGTCCAAGGGCGCCACGGGCGCGGCGAAGGCGGACCTGCACCACCTGTTCCCCACGGACAGCAAGGCCAACTCCATCCGCGGCAACTGGCCCTTCGGCACGGTGAAGAACGTGAAGTGGGAGGAGAACGGCGCCAAGTTCGGCACCGACGAGAAGGGCCGCACCGTCTTCGAGCCGCCCGACGAGCACAAGGGCAACGTGGCGCGCGCGCTGTTCTACTTCTCCACCGTCTACAACAAGCACATCCCCGCGGACGACGAGTCCGTGCTCAAGCAGTGGAACCAGCTGGACAAGGTGGACGCGGCGGAGATCGCTCGCAACGACGCCATCGAGACCTACCAGCAGAACCGCAACCCCTTCGTGGACGACGCGTCGCTGGCAGACCGCATCGCGGACTTCTAG
- a CDS encoding SHOCT-like domain-containing protein — protein sequence MMDPEATPSSDASSSSRDGTQRHAIPWGQHAELVLHAPAATLVVSPLPEGEKPYLVTHGRVEARIQEHGRVTKVELVPREAGFLSLFWRHGGQAELFVPPDVRAKLLLDAGAVRISGLKDCELELNTDAGTASLRDVHGKLTLRTGAGRIIGERVGGTLHVHAAAGAVKLDVDALDVGEHRIGTQVGAVELRLVPGLDVNISAHTSLGSAQTRYPSNPQAATTILLETELGSVRIRESGRSRGEDAEAWEEDALRWQRQAERWQRRAERHANQWAHAWANSWGAPPWAGPGARHHHRPQPPQPPPQQARGIPDEEMRRVLDLVEAGKLSAEDAHKLLKAMQR from the coding sequence ATGATGGACCCTGAAGCCACGCCGTCCTCCGACGCCTCGTCTTCTTCTCGCGACGGCACCCAGCGCCACGCGATTCCGTGGGGACAGCACGCGGAGCTGGTGCTGCACGCGCCCGCCGCCACGCTCGTGGTGTCGCCGCTGCCGGAGGGAGAGAAGCCCTACCTGGTGACGCACGGCCGGGTGGAGGCGCGCATCCAGGAGCACGGCCGGGTGACGAAGGTGGAGCTGGTGCCGCGCGAAGCGGGCTTCCTGTCCCTGTTCTGGCGCCACGGCGGACAGGCGGAGCTGTTCGTGCCGCCGGACGTGCGCGCGAAGCTCCTGCTGGACGCGGGCGCGGTGCGCATCTCCGGCCTGAAGGACTGCGAGCTGGAGCTGAACACCGACGCGGGCACGGCGAGCCTGCGCGACGTGCACGGCAAGCTGACGCTGCGCACGGGCGCGGGCCGCATCATCGGCGAGCGCGTGGGTGGCACCCTCCACGTCCACGCCGCCGCGGGCGCGGTGAAGCTGGACGTGGACGCGCTGGACGTGGGCGAGCACCGCATCGGGACGCAGGTGGGCGCGGTGGAGCTGCGCCTGGTGCCCGGGCTGGACGTGAACATCTCCGCCCATACGTCGCTGGGCTCCGCGCAGACGCGCTACCCGTCCAACCCCCAGGCGGCGACCACCATTCTGCTGGAGACGGAGCTGGGCTCGGTGCGCATCCGCGAGTCGGGCCGTTCACGCGGCGAGGACGCGGAGGCCTGGGAGGAGGACGCGCTGCGCTGGCAGCGTCAGGCGGAGCGCTGGCAGCGGCGCGCGGAGCGTCACGCGAACCAGTGGGCCCACGCCTGGGCCAACTCCTGGGGCGCGCCGCCCTGGGCGGGCCCGGGCGCCCGGCACCACCACCGGCCGCAGCCGCCCCAGCCGCCCCCGCAGCAGGCCCGGGGCATCCCCGACGAGGAGATGCGCCGCGTGCTGGACCTGGTGGAGGCCGGCAAGCTCAGCGCCGAGGACGCCCACAAGCTGCTCAAGGCGATGCAGCGGTGA
- a CDS encoding DUF2089 domain-containing protein produces the protein MTNSKSTWPVPTRCPVCGGGTVIERVRCDGCASAVEGRFTTGWVQQLSPEQLAFVRVFMACRGKIKDVEQALGLSYPTVVARLDDVVEALGQAPGVAPAPTPPAPPPPPRERGAPRRAQILDDLAAGLIDADEAAQRLKKARE, from the coding sequence ATGACGAATTCCAAGTCCACCTGGCCCGTGCCCACCCGCTGCCCCGTCTGTGGAGGCGGCACCGTCATCGAACGGGTGCGCTGCGACGGGTGCGCATCCGCGGTGGAGGGGCGCTTCACGACGGGCTGGGTGCAGCAGCTGTCGCCGGAGCAGCTCGCGTTCGTGCGCGTGTTCATGGCGTGCCGGGGGAAGATCAAGGACGTGGAGCAGGCGCTGGGCCTCTCCTATCCGACGGTGGTGGCGAGGCTGGACGATGTGGTGGAGGCCCTGGGCCAGGCGCCCGGAGTCGCGCCGGCGCCCACGCCTCCCGCGCCGCCACCTCCGCCCCGGGAGCGTGGCGCTCCGCGCCGGGCGCAGATTCTCGATGACCTCGCGGCCGGGCTCATCGACGCGGACGAGGCCGCTCAACGTCTCAAGAAGGCACGGGAGTAA
- a CDS encoding YqjF family protein, which translates to MRPFLTATWKYLLMLNYEVDPAVLRPLVPRGTELDAWQGRTFASMVGFRFLDTRVRGLAVPFHRDFDEVNLRFYVRRLGPEGWRRGVVFVREIVPRLAIATVARVLYNEPYVAHPMRHAVNMDGADTGAPGHVEYAWKSHGRWHRLSARTLGTPAESAPGSQEEFITEHYWGYTAQRDGGCAEYRVEHPRWTVWRARETAFDCDVARFYGPAFSECLRGTPHSAFVATGSEVSVLPGNELPPLPSP; encoded by the coding sequence ATGCGCCCCTTCCTGACGGCGACGTGGAAGTACCTGCTGATGCTCAACTACGAGGTGGATCCGGCGGTGCTGCGGCCCCTCGTCCCCCGTGGCACGGAGCTCGACGCGTGGCAGGGCCGCACGTTCGCGAGCATGGTCGGCTTCCGCTTCCTCGACACGCGCGTGCGGGGACTCGCGGTGCCGTTCCACCGGGACTTCGATGAGGTGAACCTGCGCTTCTACGTGCGCCGCCTGGGCCCCGAGGGCTGGCGGCGCGGCGTGGTGTTCGTGCGCGAAATCGTGCCCCGGCTCGCCATCGCCACCGTGGCGCGCGTCCTCTACAACGAGCCCTACGTCGCGCACCCCATGCGCCACGCCGTGAACATGGACGGCGCGGACACCGGCGCGCCCGGCCACGTCGAGTACGCCTGGAAGTCCCACGGCCGCTGGCACCGGTTGTCGGCCCGGACGCTCGGCACGCCGGCAGAGAGCGCCCCCGGCTCCCAGGAGGAGTTCATCACCGAGCACTACTGGGGCTACACCGCCCAGCGCGACGGCGGCTGCGCCGAGTACCGCGTGGAGCACCCCCGCTGGACCGTCTGGCGCGCCCGGGAGACCGCCTTCGACTGCGACGTGGCCCGCTTCTACGGCCCCGCCTTCTCCGAGTGCCTCCGGGGCACGCCCCACTCCGCCTTCGTGGCCACCGGCTCGGAAGTGTCCGTCCTTCCTGGAAATGAACTCCCGCCCTTGCCAAGCCCGTAG
- a CDS encoding acyltransferase family protein has protein sequence MNATEPRHLAGLDLLRCLAILVVVVFHYPRPQGHEAYQTFANFGWTGVELFFVLSGFLIGSQLLEPVSRGETPSLRRFYLRRSLRILPSFLVVLGLYLFVPAWTERPLETPAWRFLTFTQNFGLRINGFSHAWSLCVEEHFYLVLPLTVLALRGRLRAPSLIAIAAAVMGGGMLLRGALWQHHFSALGPGEQGWRDFDMLLYYPTYARLDGLTCGVLLAALRVFRPRAWERWTRGARAWGMAVVGLACLGGVLYINEEHFRYLPYVLLAFPLAALGFAALLMALAGPSASRVCARIPGVKTFAVLSFTVYLTHKAVQHGVRDALAPHGMDAFQVVTVLAGAVAVLLASLALHHGVERPALKWRERLERGLAARKPQVQPTVP, from the coding sequence CTGAACGCCACCGAACCGCGCCATCTGGCCGGCCTGGACCTGCTCCGGTGCCTGGCCATCCTCGTCGTCGTCGTCTTCCACTATCCCCGCCCCCAGGGGCACGAGGCCTACCAGACGTTCGCCAACTTCGGCTGGACGGGCGTGGAGCTGTTCTTCGTGCTCAGCGGCTTCCTCATCGGCTCGCAGCTCCTGGAGCCGGTGTCTCGCGGGGAGACGCCGTCCCTACGGCGCTTCTATCTGCGGCGCTCGCTGCGCATCCTCCCGTCCTTCCTCGTCGTGCTGGGCCTCTACCTCTTCGTGCCGGCCTGGACCGAGCGGCCCCTGGAGACGCCCGCGTGGCGCTTCCTCACCTTCACGCAGAACTTCGGCCTGCGCATCAACGGCTTCTCCCACGCGTGGTCGCTATGCGTGGAGGAGCACTTCTACCTGGTGCTGCCGCTCACCGTGCTCGCGCTGCGGGGACGCCTTCGCGCGCCGTCCCTCATCGCGATCGCCGCGGCCGTGATGGGCGGAGGGATGCTCCTGCGCGGTGCGCTGTGGCAGCACCACTTCTCCGCGCTCGGACCGGGCGAGCAGGGGTGGCGCGACTTCGACATGCTGCTCTACTACCCGACCTACGCGCGGCTCGACGGGCTGACGTGCGGCGTGCTGCTCGCGGCCCTGCGCGTCTTCCGGCCCCGGGCCTGGGAGCGCTGGACCCGGGGGGCCCGCGCGTGGGGGATGGCCGTCGTGGGGCTCGCGTGCCTGGGCGGCGTGCTCTACATCAACGAGGAACACTTCCGTTACCTCCCCTATGTCCTGCTGGCGTTCCCCCTGGCCGCGCTGGGCTTCGCGGCGCTGCTGATGGCGCTGGCGGGCCCCTCGGCCTCGCGCGTCTGTGCGCGCATCCCGGGCGTGAAGACCTTCGCGGTCCTGAGCTTCACCGTCTACCTCACGCACAAGGCCGTGCAGCACGGCGTGAGGGACGCGCTGGCGCCCCATGGCATGGACGCGTTCCAAGTCGTCACGGTGCTGGCCGGCGCCGTGGCGGTGCTGCTCGCCTCGCTCGCGCTGCACCATGGCGTGGAGCGGCCCGCGCTGAAGTGGCGGGAGCGGCTGGAGCGGGGGCTCGCCGCCAGGAAGCCCCAGGTGCAGCCCACCGTTCCCTGA
- a CDS encoding fatty acyl-AMP ligase, giving the protein MSITLIDLLDERSRRPADPRLYTFLEDDAEVTLTRCALASSAHRIAAALQSLAAKGERAVLLYPPGADYLRGFFGCVCSGLVAVPAYPPDPSRLERTLPRLRALIADSGATVVLTTSFILSMAELLFTDAPELRALKWVATDALEEGDAAAWKRPDVTADTLAFLQYTSGSTGTPRGVMLSHGNLLHNLGAIRRAFQTHDDTVGVIWLPPYHDMGLIGGVLVPLAQGFHTVLMSPLRFLKRPRAWLEALTRFGGTSSGGPNFAFDLCVRRIPPAEREGLDLSRWEVAFCGAEPIRPDTLTRFTEAFGPHGFRREAFYPCYGLAEGTLIVSGGAKEAAPILRDVDAAALEAGSARAPIGAARTLVGSGATLPDQSLRIVEPETGQVLPPGEVGEVWVKGPSVAKGYWRREEESARVFQARTAQGDGPYLRTGDLGFLDDGELYVTGRQKDLIIVRGRNLYPQDLESVVEESHPALRPGCGVAFGVEVDGEEHLVVVQEVDARKWDGEVAPVLGAIRGRLATVHEVRPRAVVLIEPGSLPKTSSGKVQRRATREAFLAGALRELHTWCTTAMNGADIHTERSAREFRILARVPTRLGARVEDLDAQTP; this is encoded by the coding sequence ATGTCCATCACGCTGATCGACCTCCTCGACGAGCGAAGCCGCCGTCCCGCGGATCCCCGCCTCTACACCTTCCTGGAGGACGACGCGGAGGTGACGCTCACCCGGTGCGCGCTGGCATCCAGCGCGCACCGCATCGCCGCCGCGCTCCAGTCGCTCGCGGCCAAAGGGGAGCGGGCGGTCCTGCTCTATCCCCCCGGCGCGGACTACCTCCGCGGCTTCTTCGGCTGCGTGTGTTCGGGGCTGGTGGCGGTGCCGGCCTATCCTCCGGACCCCTCGCGGCTGGAGCGCACCCTGCCCCGGCTGCGCGCACTCATCGCGGACTCCGGGGCCACGGTGGTGCTCACCACGTCCTTCATCCTGTCCATGGCGGAGCTGCTCTTCACGGACGCGCCGGAGCTGCGCGCGCTCAAGTGGGTGGCAACGGACGCGCTGGAGGAAGGCGACGCGGCGGCATGGAAGCGGCCGGACGTGACGGCGGACACGCTGGCCTTCCTCCAGTACACGTCCGGCAGCACGGGGACGCCCCGGGGCGTGATGCTCAGCCACGGCAACCTGCTGCACAACCTGGGGGCCATCCGCCGCGCCTTCCAGACGCACGACGACACCGTGGGCGTCATCTGGCTGCCGCCGTACCACGACATGGGGCTCATTGGCGGCGTGCTGGTGCCGCTGGCGCAGGGCTTCCACACGGTGCTGATGTCGCCGCTGAGGTTCCTCAAGCGGCCTCGCGCGTGGCTGGAGGCGCTCACCCGCTTCGGAGGCACCAGCAGCGGCGGGCCCAACTTCGCGTTCGACCTGTGCGTGCGGCGCATCCCGCCCGCGGAACGGGAGGGCCTGGACCTGAGCCGCTGGGAGGTGGCGTTCTGCGGCGCGGAGCCCATCCGTCCGGACACGCTGACCCGCTTCACGGAGGCCTTCGGACCGCATGGCTTCCGGCGCGAGGCGTTCTACCCCTGCTACGGCCTGGCGGAAGGGACGCTCATCGTCTCCGGTGGAGCGAAGGAGGCCGCGCCCATCCTGCGGGACGTGGACGCCGCCGCGCTGGAGGCAGGCAGCGCGAGGGCCCCCATTGGAGCGGCCCGGACGCTGGTGGGCAGCGGAGCGACGCTGCCGGATCAATCCCTGCGCATCGTGGAGCCAGAAACTGGCCAGGTGCTCCCGCCAGGAGAAGTGGGCGAGGTCTGGGTGAAGGGGCCCAGCGTGGCCAAGGGCTACTGGAGGCGCGAGGAGGAGTCCGCGAGGGTCTTCCAGGCAAGGACCGCGCAAGGGGACGGGCCCTACCTGCGGACCGGGGACCTGGGCTTCCTGGACGACGGCGAGCTGTACGTCACGGGGCGGCAGAAGGACCTGATCATCGTGCGAGGCCGCAACCTGTACCCGCAGGACCTGGAGTCGGTGGTGGAGGAGAGCCACCCCGCGCTCAGGCCCGGCTGCGGCGTGGCCTTCGGCGTGGAGGTGGACGGCGAGGAGCACCTCGTCGTGGTGCAGGAGGTGGATGCACGCAAGTGGGACGGCGAGGTGGCGCCGGTGCTGGGCGCCATCCGCGGACGTCTGGCCACGGTGCACGAGGTGAGGCCCCGAGCGGTGGTGCTCATCGAGCCCGGGAGCCTGCCCAAGACGTCGAGCGGCAAGGTGCAGCGCAGGGCCACGCGGGAGGCCTTCCTCGCCGGAGCGCTGCGCGAACTGCACACCTGGTGCACGACCGCGATGAACGGCGCGGACATCCACACCGAGCGTTCAGCCAGGGAGTTCCGAATCCTGGCACGCGTGCCGACGCGCTTGGGAGCAAGGGTGGAGGACCTGGATGCCCAGACGCCCTGA
- a CDS encoding outer membrane beta-barrel protein → MRRNIALGLCLAGLTGGAARAQDPPSDAPMRVDRVDWQGPYFLLGVGVEGYTGKLAPNLDPGPSYGVLVGYRANDYLGVELGYSGGVSNLSVANGSFFGTPDIVRNGAQAALTVGFTHTRAQPYVLGGIGVERYSVREGNFFRFFDDTGGYAPVGAGVRYKFNPQLTAEVRGTYSFLFGQDFSPTQDLGAGDGRYAGMLMIGGSY, encoded by the coding sequence ATGAGGCGAAACATCGCGTTGGGGCTCTGCCTGGCAGGACTGACGGGTGGCGCCGCCAGGGCCCAGGACCCGCCGTCGGACGCGCCCATGCGGGTGGACCGGGTGGATTGGCAGGGCCCCTACTTCCTCCTCGGAGTGGGCGTGGAGGGCTACACGGGTAAGCTCGCGCCCAACCTGGATCCGGGGCCGTCGTATGGCGTCCTCGTGGGCTACCGCGCCAATGACTACCTGGGCGTGGAGCTGGGCTACAGCGGCGGCGTGAGCAACCTGTCCGTCGCGAACGGCTCGTTCTTCGGCACGCCGGACATCGTGCGGAACGGAGCGCAGGCGGCGCTCACGGTCGGCTTCACCCACACCCGGGCGCAGCCCTATGTACTGGGGGGCATCGGCGTCGAGCGCTACTCGGTGCGCGAGGGCAACTTCTTCCGGTTCTTCGACGACACGGGGGGCTACGCGCCCGTGGGAGCGGGGGTGCGCTACAAGTTCAATCCCCAGCTCACGGCCGAGGTGCGCGGCACCTACAGCTTCCTCTTCGGGCAGGACTTCTCGCCCACGCAGGACCTTGGCGCGGGGGATGGCCGCTACGCGGGCATGCTGATGATTGGCGGCAGCTATTGA
- a CDS encoding amidohydrolase, with product MNDAAHPPSVAGPSTTSGLRARAQRVLAQLGAVLPDVDVLYRDLHEHPELSGQEARTAAQVARRLEAEGYEVSRDVGGHGVVGLLRNGDGPRVLLRGDMDALPVEEKTGLPYASRVRTPEGEPVMHACGHDVHTACLVGTAAVLARSRDAWRGTVMVVGQPAEETLQGAKAMLDAGLYSRFGTPDAVLGQHTAPLPVGTFMHREGVTMMGSAHVRLRLFGRGAHGAQPELSVDPVVLGASVVMRLQTIVSRALSPLEPAVVTVGSFHAGTRANVIPDEAVLELTVRTEDDAVQARVLAAIERIAKGEAAASGAPRPPQMEVLNRGPVNRNDPELLRRVRDAHAEWFGRDALVPGVLASASEDFPFFAQGPEHPVPIAYWFMGITPRRAWEEAPGATPPQKAVHLPGPHSSHYAPDREGSLRTGCESLTVAALACLHGGAASVDH from the coding sequence ATGAACGACGCCGCCCACCCCCCGTCCGTCGCGGGCCCTTCCACGACTTCAGGCCTCCGTGCCCGTGCCCAACGCGTCCTCGCGCAGCTGGGCGCGGTGCTGCCAGACGTGGACGTCCTCTACCGCGACCTGCACGAGCACCCGGAGCTGTCCGGCCAGGAAGCGCGCACGGCCGCCCAGGTGGCGCGCCGGCTGGAGGCGGAGGGTTACGAGGTGAGCCGGGACGTGGGCGGCCACGGCGTGGTGGGCCTCTTGCGCAACGGCGACGGGCCCAGGGTGCTCCTGCGCGGGGACATGGACGCGCTGCCCGTGGAGGAGAAGACGGGGCTGCCCTACGCGAGCCGCGTGCGGACACCGGAGGGCGAGCCGGTGATGCACGCGTGCGGGCATGACGTCCACACCGCGTGCCTGGTGGGCACGGCGGCGGTGCTGGCGCGCTCGCGCGACGCGTGGCGCGGCACGGTGATGGTGGTGGGGCAGCCGGCGGAGGAGACCCTTCAGGGCGCGAAGGCGATGCTGGACGCCGGGCTCTACTCGCGCTTCGGCACGCCGGACGCGGTGCTGGGGCAGCACACGGCGCCGCTGCCGGTGGGCACCTTCATGCACCGCGAGGGCGTGACGATGATGGGCTCCGCGCACGTGCGCCTGCGCCTCTTCGGCCGGGGCGCGCATGGAGCGCAGCCGGAGCTGTCCGTGGACCCCGTGGTGCTGGGAGCCAGCGTGGTGATGCGTCTGCAGACCATCGTGTCGCGCGCGCTGTCACCGCTGGAGCCCGCGGTGGTGACGGTGGGGTCCTTCCATGCGGGGACTCGCGCCAACGTGATTCCGGACGAAGCCGTGCTGGAGCTGACGGTGCGCACGGAGGACGACGCGGTGCAGGCGCGGGTGCTCGCCGCCATCGAGCGCATCGCGAAGGGAGAGGCCGCGGCGTCGGGCGCGCCGAGGCCTCCCCAGATGGAGGTGCTCAACCGCGGGCCGGTGAACCGCAACGACCCGGAGCTGCTTCGCCGCGTTCGGGACGCGCACGCGGAGTGGTTCGGGCGCGACGCGCTGGTGCCGGGGGTGCTCGCCAGCGCGAGCGAGGACTTCCCCTTCTTCGCCCAGGGGCCGGAGCACCCGGTGCCCATCGCGTACTGGTTCATGGGCATCACGCCGCGAAGAGCCTGGGAGGAGGCGCCGGGCGCGACGCCGCCGCAGAAGGCAGTGCACCTGCCGGGGCCGCACTCCAGCCACTACGCGCCGGACCGCGAGGGCTCGCTGCGCACGGGCTGCGAGTCACTCACCGTGGCGGCCCTGGCCTGCCTGCATGGGGGCGCCGCGTCCGTGGACCACTGA
- a CDS encoding YaiI/YqxD family protein, protein MKIWVDADACPGPVRDILLRAVQRVKVPIVFVANKPLALPRLAYVSTVQVGAGLDVADRHIATSAEAGDLAVTQDIPLAALLVPKGVVVMDPRGELFTPETIDERLSMRNFMQELRDSGVNTGGPGGFSPQDRQQFAATLDRELTRLVKQQG, encoded by the coding sequence ATGAAAATCTGGGTCGATGCCGATGCATGTCCGGGGCCCGTGCGGGACATCCTGCTGCGCGCCGTGCAGCGCGTGAAGGTGCCCATCGTCTTCGTGGCGAACAAGCCGCTGGCGCTGCCGCGCCTGGCGTATGTGTCTACCGTGCAGGTGGGCGCAGGGCTGGACGTGGCGGACCGGCACATCGCCACGTCCGCGGAGGCCGGGGACCTGGCCGTCACGCAGGACATCCCGCTGGCCGCGCTGCTCGTCCCCAAGGGCGTCGTGGTGATGGACCCGCGCGGGGAACTCTTCACGCCGGAGACCATCGACGAGCGGCTGTCGATGCGCAACTTCATGCAGGAGCTGCGCGACAGCGGCGTGAACACGGGCGGCCCCGGCGGCTTCTCACCGCAGGACCGTCAGCAGTTCGCGGCCACGCTGGACCGCGAGCTGACCCGGCTGGTGAAGCAGCAGGGCTGA